Proteins encoded within one genomic window of Brassica rapa cultivar Chiifu-401-42 chromosome A09, CAAS_Brap_v3.01, whole genome shotgun sequence:
- the LOC117128145 gene encoding uncharacterized protein LOC117128145 → MSEVQVTMPIIDAFMLVPQYSKFLKDVVAAKKKEMEGMMILTHECSTIIQRLNVPRKLEDPGCFTLPCALGPMVFERCLCDLGASVSLTHLSIAKKLGFTQYKKCRLSLVLADRSVKILVGILEDLLVMVGNFEIPTDFVTLEMGEEAKDPLILGRPFLATAGATGNVREGNIDLHLGKGNILHFDINEVMKRPTIQNQVFYIDEIDALDDELLEELALEDPL, encoded by the coding sequence ATGAGTGAAGTTCAGGTAACAATGCCCATAATTGATGCTTTTATGTTGGTCCCTCAGTACAGCAAGTTCTtaaaagatgttgtagctgcaaagaagaaagagatggaaggcatgatgattcttactcATGAGTGCAGCACCATTATCCAGAGGTTAAATGTTCCAAGGAAGCTAGAGGATCCAGGATGTTTCACcttaccttgtgctcttggacccaTGGTGTTTGAGAGGTGTCTATGCGATCttggagctagtgtcagcttgacgCATTTGTCtattgcaaagaagcttggatttaCTCaatacaagaagtgtagactctctttgGTGTTGGCTGATAGATCAGTGAAGATTCTTGTTGGTATCCTAGAAGACCTTCTTGTGATGGTTGGTAACTTTGAGATCCCTACTGATTTTGTTACGTTGGAGATGGGTGAGGAAGCCAAAGACCCTTTGATCCTTGGAAGACCATTCTTAGCCACAGCAGGAGCTACTGGGAATGTCAGAGAAGGAAATATTGATCTTCATCTTGGAAAAGgaaacatcctccactttgacatcaacgAAGTGATGAAGAGGCCAACCATCCAAAACCAAGTTTTCTACATAGATGAAATAGATGCTCTAGATGATGAGCTTCTAGAGGAGTTGGCACTTGAAGACCCTCTATAA